Proteins found in one Rhodobium gokarnense genomic segment:
- a CDS encoding aminotransferase class V-fold PLP-dependent enzyme, with amino-acid sequence MNAHSRPAGTPDWEALRGDFPATASVTYLDIARKALSPVVAAEAAASWFADIASSAAGARSFSMDEVEKTRIAVARTFGADPERIALVKNTSEVVNIVAHGLDWREGDNVVISGAEHENNTFPWRPLSARGIETRIVPERPDGTVSEDDLIAAMDARTRVLSVAWVTYGIGQRMDLDLLAEACRERGVLMLVDAIQALGVLDRRLDALGAHVVGAGGHKAQLSVAGAGLMYITPEVLDQVRPVYMSKFSFDTLDRTVADPAPAPGARRFEYGNPNFLGTAIQREAAAYIGAIGLAAIEARIRHLTTLLIEEVQGIGLTVRTPLDWGRRAGIVSIDLGGPSSDAVEAALAADGVRVASKDGHLRAAAHFYNNEDDVRRFADRLRVHLKGS; translated from the coding sequence ATGAATGCGCATTCGCGCCCCGCAGGCACCCCCGACTGGGAGGCGCTGCGCGGCGACTTTCCCGCCACCGCGTCCGTGACCTATCTCGATATCGCCCGCAAGGCGCTGTCGCCGGTCGTCGCCGCGGAGGCGGCGGCAAGCTGGTTCGCCGACATCGCGTCCTCCGCGGCGGGAGCCCGGTCGTTCTCCATGGACGAGGTGGAAAAGACCCGCATCGCGGTGGCCCGGACCTTCGGCGCCGATCCGGAGCGGATCGCCCTCGTCAAGAACACCTCCGAGGTCGTCAACATCGTCGCCCACGGGCTCGACTGGCGCGAGGGCGACAACGTCGTCATCTCCGGCGCCGAACACGAGAACAACACCTTTCCCTGGCGGCCGCTGTCCGCCAGGGGCATCGAGACACGGATCGTGCCCGAGCGCCCCGATGGGACGGTCTCGGAAGATGATCTCATCGCGGCGATGGACGCCCGCACACGGGTGCTTTCTGTCGCCTGGGTGACGTACGGTATCGGCCAGCGGATGGACCTCGATCTCCTGGCCGAGGCCTGCCGGGAGCGCGGCGTCCTGATGCTGGTCGATGCCATCCAGGCGCTCGGCGTCCTCGACCGGCGGCTCGATGCCCTCGGCGCCCATGTGGTCGGGGCGGGCGGCCACAAGGCACAGCTTTCCGTAGCGGGAGCCGGGCTGATGTACATCACGCCGGAGGTCCTCGACCAGGTGCGCCCGGTCTATATGTCGAAATTCAGCTTCGACACCCTCGACCGTACCGTCGCCGATCCGGCCCCGGCGCCGGGCGCGCGGCGCTTCGAGTACGGCAATCCGAATTTTCTGGGCACGGCGATCCAGCGTGAGGCCGCCGCCTATATCGGCGCCATCGGCCTTGCCGCCATCGAGGCGCGCATCCGGCACCTGACGACGCTCCTCATCGAGGAGGTGCAGGGGATCGGGCTCACCGTCCGCACGCCTCTCGACTGGGGTCGGCGGGCAGGCATCGTCAGTATCGACCTCGGCGGCCCGTCTTCTGATGCCGTCGAGGCCGCGCTTGCCGCCGATGGCGTGCGCGTCGCCTCCAAGGACGGGCACCTGCGCGCCGCCGCCCATTTCTACAACAACGAAGACGACGTGCGCCGGTTCGCCGACCGGCTCCGCGTCCACCTCAAGGGATCCTGA